A stretch of Lathyrus oleraceus cultivar Zhongwan6 chromosome 6, CAAS_Psat_ZW6_1.0, whole genome shotgun sequence DNA encodes these proteins:
- the LOC127094548 gene encoding secreted RxLR effector protein 161-like has translation MESCNPASTPMEPGTKLSKFDGGERVEAGKYRSLVGSLRYLTCTRPDISLSVGIVSRFMEEPIYTHWKALKRILRYIQRTMSLGMFFSNSDKYKLVGYSDSDWCGDIDDRKSTSGYVFFMGNTAFTWLSKKQPIVTLSTCEAEYVAASWCVCHAIWLRRLMSKMELEQKGATIIQVDNRSAIELAKNPVNHERSKHIDVRFHFIREHVKEGNIELKHVASKDQAADIFTKSLSKEIFDRRKKLIGMMNRRNI, from the coding sequence ATGGAAAGCTGTAATCCAGCTTCGACGCCAATGGAACCAGGAACAAAGTTGTCGAAATTTGATGGAGGAGAACGTGTCGAAGCAGGCAAATATCGAAGTTTGGTAGGAAGTCTTCGCTACCTCACATGTACAAGACCAGATATCTCATTAAGTGTAGGCATTGTAAGTCGATTCATGGAGGAGCCAATTTACACACATTGGAAGGCATTGAAGCGAATTCTGAGGTACATCCAAAGAACAATGTCACTTGGGATGTTTTTCTCGAATTCAGACAAATACAAGTTGGTTGGTTACTCTGACAGTGATTGGTGCGGAGACATAGACGatcgaaaaagcacttctggataTGTGTTCTTCATGGGAAATACTGCATTCACTTGGCTTTCTAAAAAGCAGCCAATAGTAACACTTTCGACATGTGAAGCAGAATATGTAGCAGCATCCTGGTGCGTTTGTCATGCAATATGGCTCAGAAGATTGATGAGTAAAATGGAGCTAGAACAGAAAGGTGCAACAATAATACAAGTTGACAACAGGTCAGCAATTGAGTTAGCAAAGAATCCAGTAAACCATGAAAGGAGCAAACACATTGACGTTCGCTTCCACTTCATTCGAGAACATGTGAAGGAAGGAAATATCGAATTGAAGCATGTAGCAAGTAAGGACCAAGCAGcagacattttcacaaaatcaCTATCAAAAGAAATCTTCGACAGACGCAAGAAATTGATAGGCATGATGAATAGAAGAAACATTTAA